A portion of the Paracoccaceae bacterium Fryx2 genome contains these proteins:
- a CDS encoding DNA-binding protein, whose protein sequence is MQKTAPALQEQPLNLLADWISREQLAGELGLASDTLARWEARQLGPPCTRIGRKVLYRRTSVQDWISAQEQSRPARTRRGRK, encoded by the coding sequence ATGCAAAAGACTGCCCCTGCCTTGCAGGAACAGCCTCTAAACCTTCTGGCCGACTGGATCAGCCGCGAGCAACTGGCTGGTGAACTTGGGCTCGCAAGCGACACCTTGGCGCGCTGGGAGGCACGGCAACTTGGGCCGCCCTGCACCCGGATCGGGCGGAAGGTCCTCTATCGCCGCACCTCAGTCCAGGACTGGATCAGTGCGCAGGAACAAAGCCGCCCGGCCCGGACACGGCGAGGACGGAAATGA
- a CDS encoding VRR-NUC domain-containing protein: MNRRSTPEADAQRAIVLALRFALPRDAIVHHAANEIAAGDRRGQIRQSILVGMGVHAGFADLIVISGGRVLFLEVKSETGRLRKSQEVFRDTVCAQGFGWAQVRSVDDALGALADNGFTSRVRPARRVAP; this comes from the coding sequence ATGAACCGGCGCAGCACCCCTGAGGCCGATGCCCAGCGCGCCATCGTGCTGGCTCTGCGGTTCGCTCTGCCCCGCGATGCCATCGTTCACCACGCCGCCAACGAAATCGCCGCCGGGGATCGGCGCGGCCAAATCCGCCAGTCGATCCTGGTCGGCATGGGCGTCCATGCGGGCTTCGCCGACCTGATCGTGATTTCCGGCGGCCGCGTGCTGTTCCTTGAGGTCAAAAGCGAGACGGGGCGGTTGCGCAAATCGCAGGAGGTGTTTCGCGACACGGTCTGCGCGCAGGGCTTTGGCTGGGCGCAGGTGCGCTCGGTCGATGACGCGCTGGGCGCGCTGGCGGACAACGGCTTCACCAGCCGGGTCCGCCCAGCGCGGCGGGTCGCGCCATGA